A section of the Gaiellales bacterium genome encodes:
- a CDS encoding endonuclease/exonuclease/phosphatase family protein, translating into MVRLVVAGCTLVVALSGCGRSAVTVSARQPGYTLVQMNLCLSGLADCYRDRVDYPAAVDEAASLIRRMHPDAVTVSEGCSGDIARIARRTGYHARFSTVIYGGTPFDCIEPGGRGVFGDAVLTRTGIVQARNSAFAAQTDKERRRWLCVKTGADIEICTAHLSTQSPEEIAGNDGQCAELATILAHRPPARAVIFGGDVNRTGSCAPVGFWTRADSSAGQSPGLQQVYGSRALHRPEAAVLPFAHSDHDVLVVRARLG; encoded by the coding sequence ATGGTCCGCCTCGTGGTCGCCGGCTGCACGCTCGTGGTGGCGCTGTCCGGGTGCGGCCGGTCGGCGGTGACGGTCTCGGCCCGCCAGCCGGGGTACACGCTCGTGCAGATGAACCTGTGCCTGTCGGGCCTGGCCGATTGCTACCGCGACAGGGTGGACTATCCGGCCGCGGTCGACGAGGCGGCCTCGCTGATCCGCCGGATGCATCCCGACGCGGTCACCGTCAGCGAGGGGTGCAGCGGCGACATCGCCCGGATCGCCCGCCGCACCGGCTACCACGCGCGCTTCTCGACCGTGATCTACGGCGGTACGCCCTTCGACTGCATCGAGCCGGGCGGCCGCGGCGTCTTCGGCGACGCGGTGCTCACGAGGACGGGCATCGTCCAGGCCCGGAACTCCGCGTTCGCGGCCCAGACCGACAAGGAACGGCGGCGGTGGCTGTGCGTGAAGACCGGTGCCGACATCGAGATATGCACCGCCCACCTGAGCACGCAATCGCCCGAGGAGATCGCCGGGAACGACGGGCAGTGCGCCGAGCTCGCAACGATCCTGGCGCACCGCCCGCCTGCCCGCGCGGTCATCTTCGGCGGCGACGTCAACCGCACCGGCTCGTGCGCGCCGGTCGGCTTCTGGACGCGGGCCGATTCCTCGGCCGGCCAGTCGCCCGGCCTCCAGCAGGTCTACGGAAGCCGGGCGCTGCACCGGCCCGAGGCGGCCGTGCTGCCGTTCGCGCACAGCGACCACGACGTCCTCGTGGTGCGCGCGCGGCTCGGCTAG
- a CDS encoding glutathione S-transferase N-terminal domain-containing protein: MAESPVNLYQAEWCPFSSAVREVLTELGIDVVLRQVEPSPEQRDRLREVAGTDEIPVLVTEDGRVFRGTGEIFAHLATRAPGCFAADHRRRYAEHREARQAEATGRLLEHFDRTAGR, encoded by the coding sequence ATGGCCGAATCCCCCGTCAACCTGTACCAGGCCGAGTGGTGCCCTTTCTCCTCCGCCGTCCGCGAGGTGCTGACCGAGCTCGGCATCGACGTGGTCCTGCGCCAGGTCGAGCCCTCGCCGGAGCAGCGCGACCGGCTGCGCGAGGTGGCCGGCACCGACGAGATCCCTGTCCTGGTCACGGAGGACGGCCGGGTCTTCCGCGGCACCGGGGAGATCTTCGCGCACCTCGCGACCCGGGCGCCGGGGTGCTTCGCCGCCGACCACCGCCGCCGCTACGCCGAGCACCGGGAGGCCCGCCAGGCCGAGGCGACCGGGCGGCTGCTGGAGCACTTCGACCGCACCGCCGGGAGGTAA
- a CDS encoding aromatic ring-hydroxylating dioxygenase subunit alpha, translated as MAMDLGSRLDQGITLPFDWFCDPEIFRLEQRRVFADSWVYAGVLDWVAEPGQFLTTQAGLVPIVVARDEDGNLNGFVNICRHRATVVAEGRGKRMSLQCPYHAWTYGLDGCLLAAPRSELEPGFDRADFGLVPVAVDTWGPFVFVNRNADAAPLAGYLGPLPQIVADAGIDFARMRFREHDESEIAANWKAVVENYLECYHCPTAHPGFSRVIDVSPETYALTSGEWFSSQVSRTRAAAERENGGLPYDPIGPVAEAHFHWLWPTFTINVMPGAPNLTAFYFIPLAPDRTLAISDSFYGDDLSEEEIASMREFGNQVFVEDQGLVESIQRAAASGGLTEGRLMLSSEHLIQHFQRLVERALS; from the coding sequence ATGGCGATGGATCTCGGCTCCCGGCTCGACCAGGGCATCACGCTCCCGTTCGACTGGTTCTGCGACCCGGAGATCTTCCGGCTGGAGCAGCGGCGCGTCTTCGCCGACAGCTGGGTCTATGCCGGCGTGCTCGACTGGGTGGCCGAGCCCGGCCAGTTCCTGACGACCCAGGCGGGGCTCGTGCCGATCGTGGTCGCGCGCGACGAGGACGGCAACCTGAACGGGTTCGTCAACATCTGCCGCCACCGCGCCACCGTCGTGGCCGAGGGGCGGGGGAAGCGGATGTCGCTGCAGTGCCCGTACCACGCGTGGACGTACGGGCTCGACGGCTGCCTGCTCGCGGCGCCGCGCAGCGAGCTCGAGCCGGGCTTCGACCGGGCGGACTTCGGCCTCGTGCCGGTGGCCGTCGACACCTGGGGCCCGTTCGTGTTCGTGAACCGGAACGCCGATGCGGCGCCGCTGGCCGGCTACCTCGGGCCGCTGCCGCAGATCGTCGCCGACGCCGGCATCGACTTCGCCCGCATGCGCTTCCGGGAGCACGACGAGAGCGAGATCGCGGCGAACTGGAAGGCGGTCGTCGAGAACTACCTCGAGTGCTACCACTGCCCGACGGCCCACCCCGGCTTCTCGCGGGTGATCGACGTCAGCCCCGAGACCTACGCGCTGACCTCAGGCGAGTGGTTCTCGAGCCAGGTCTCACGCACGCGCGCGGCGGCCGAGCGGGAGAACGGCGGATTGCCGTACGACCCGATCGGCCCCGTGGCGGAGGCGCACTTCCACTGGCTGTGGCCGACCTTCACGATCAACGTGATGCCGGGCGCGCCCAACCTGACGGCGTTCTACTTCATCCCGCTCGCGCCCGACCGGACGCTCGCGATCTCCGACAGCTTCTACGGCGACGACCTCTCGGAGGAGGAGATCGCCTCGATGCGCGAGTTCGGAAACCAGGTATTCGTGGAGGATCAGGGGCTCGTCGAGTCGATCCAGCGCGCCGCCGCCTCGGGCGGCCTCACCGAGGGGCGGCTGATGCTCTCGAGCGAGCACCTGATCCAGCACTTCCAGCGGCTCGTCGAACGCGCGCTCTCCTAG
- a CDS encoding 1-deoxy-D-xylulose-5-phosphate synthase N-terminal domain-containing protein codes for MSQLVAGERGRAVADLEGRAHNIRRNVVRMATGKGEGYVGQGLDAAEILAVLFCSEMRLGTGTDDDRFILSPGHYSIALWATMAEAGMLDAGLLDSYGADGSDVIMSTHRGAVAGVELTGGSLAHGLPVAAGMAIGNELAGRGGRVITFVSDGELQEGSQWEAVMFAGHRKLSSLLMVLDVNRTQADGPLVIEHEPLVEKLQAFGWWCQDADGNDIAAILAGLDAARDDPRPKALVCRTRLANGVPLLMQRARAHFVRVGDDEWQTVSEQLEEGR; via the coding sequence ATGTCGCAACTCGTTGCCGGTGAGCGGGGGCGCGCAGTCGCCGACCTCGAAGGCCGGGCGCACAACATCAGGCGAAACGTCGTTCGCATGGCCACGGGGAAGGGGGAGGGCTACGTCGGCCAGGGGCTGGACGCGGCCGAGATCCTGGCGGTGCTCTTCTGCAGCGAGATGCGCCTCGGAACGGGCACCGACGACGATCGGTTCATCCTCTCGCCGGGCCACTACTCGATCGCCCTGTGGGCGACCATGGCGGAGGCGGGGATGCTCGACGCAGGCCTGCTCGACTCCTACGGCGCCGACGGCAGCGACGTCATCATGTCCACCCATCGCGGCGCGGTCGCCGGCGTCGAGCTGACCGGCGGGTCGCTTGCCCACGGCCTCCCCGTGGCGGCCGGGATGGCGATCGGCAACGAGCTTGCCGGCCGCGGCGGCCGGGTGATCACGTTCGTGTCCGACGGCGAGCTGCAGGAGGGCTCGCAGTGGGAGGCGGTCATGTTCGCCGGCCATCGCAAGCTCTCGTCGCTGCTCATGGTGCTCGACGTCAACCGCACCCAGGCGGACGGGCCGCTCGTGATCGAGCACGAGCCGCTCGTCGAGAAGCTGCAGGCGTTCGGGTGGTGGTGCCAGGACGCCGACGGGAACGACATCGCGGCGATCCTGGCCGGGCTCGACGCCGCGCGCGACGATCCGCGGCCCAAGGCGCTCGTCTGCCGCACCCGGCTTGCGAACGGCGTGCCGCTCCTCATGCAGCGCGCCCGCGCCCACTTCGTGCGCGTCGGCGACGACGAGTGGCAGACGGTGTCCGAGCAGCTGGAGGAGGGACGATGA
- a CDS encoding transketolase C-terminal domain-containing protein codes for MSATERRPSTAEQMGRTTTPGPFAAGLLAAAERRSDVVAVTADSAKYTDLLPFVERYPDRFVDVGIAEQNLIGVAAGLAMSGYTPVATTFAVFATRRALDFIAIQCALTNENVKIVAGLPGICSTFGPTHQGIDDLAHMRVIPGMTVIDPCDPFDMEQATVAAIEHDGPVYLRQLLGRHEPPVLDPARHPFVLGKARLLREGADVGIVASSIMVAPAVAAAEQLAADGVSAAVLQVSTLKPFDGDAVAELGAATGRLVTAENHSVIGALHSAVAESLVERGVAARVAAVGMQDEFGVFGTRPYVAEQHGLTAAGVLAACRRLLPG; via the coding sequence ATGAGCGCGACCGAACGCCGGCCCTCGACGGCCGAGCAGATGGGGCGGACGACGACGCCCGGGCCGTTCGCTGCCGGCCTCCTGGCGGCCGCGGAGCGGCGCAGCGACGTCGTCGCCGTCACGGCGGACAGCGCCAAGTACACCGACCTCCTGCCCTTCGTCGAGCGGTATCCCGACCGGTTCGTCGACGTCGGCATCGCGGAGCAGAACCTGATCGGCGTGGCGGCCGGCCTGGCGATGTCCGGCTACACGCCGGTCGCGACCACCTTCGCCGTCTTCGCGACGCGGCGGGCGCTCGACTTCATCGCGATCCAGTGCGCGCTCACCAACGAGAACGTGAAGATCGTGGCCGGCCTGCCCGGGATCTGCTCCACCTTCGGCCCGACGCACCAGGGGATCGACGACCTCGCCCACATGCGTGTCATTCCCGGCATGACCGTGATCGACCCGTGCGACCCGTTCGACATGGAGCAGGCGACGGTCGCCGCCATCGAGCACGACGGGCCGGTCTACCTGCGGCAGCTGCTTGGCCGCCACGAGCCGCCGGTGCTCGATCCCGCCCGCCACCCGTTCGTCCTGGGGAAGGCGCGGCTGCTGCGCGAGGGGGCGGACGTCGGCATCGTCGCGTCGAGCATCATGGTCGCCCCCGCGGTCGCGGCCGCGGAGCAGCTCGCAGCCGACGGAGTGTCCGCCGCCGTGCTCCAGGTGTCGACGCTGAAGCCGTTCGACGGCGACGCAGTGGCCGAGCTCGGCGCGGCCACCGGGCGGCTCGTGACCGCCGAGAACCACTCGGTGATCGGCGCCCTGCACTCCGCCGTGGCGGAGTCGCTCGTCGAGCGCGGCGTCGCCGCGCGCGTGGCGGCGGTCGGCATGCAGGACGAGTTCGGCGTGTTCGGGACGCGGCCCTACGTGGCCGAGCAGCACGGCCTCACGGCCGCTGGCGTGCTCGCAGCCTGCCGGCGGCTCCTGCCGGGGTGA
- a CDS encoding VOC family protein, with protein MTAAAVDHLGLTVADMERSLAFWSGLLGCALRGRGVVEWEHLDRLVGIPSTRIEWAELVLPGGGILELQQYHRPPGAPVPAGGEADPGRSHLALRVAGLDDLVEELRRAGARVTGKRPVVLEHGSYAGWRAIYAYDPDGYGLELMEEPPAGPRGDEG; from the coding sequence GTGACTGCGGCCGCCGTCGACCACCTCGGCCTGACGGTCGCGGACATGGAGCGCTCGCTGGCGTTCTGGTCGGGCCTGCTCGGCTGCGCGCTGCGGGGCCGCGGCGTCGTCGAGTGGGAGCACCTCGACCGGCTCGTCGGCATCCCGTCCACCCGGATCGAATGGGCCGAGCTGGTGCTGCCCGGCGGGGGCATCCTCGAGCTGCAGCAGTACCACCGCCCGCCCGGCGCGCCGGTGCCCGCGGGCGGCGAGGCCGACCCGGGCCGCAGCCACCTGGCGCTGCGGGTCGCCGGGCTGGACGACCTGGTCGAGGAGCTGCGGCGCGCCGGCGCGCGCGTCACCGGGAAGCGGCCCGTCGTGCTCGAGCACGGCTCCTACGCGGGCTGGCGCGCGATCTACGCCTACGATCCCGACGGCTATGGACTCGAGCTCATGGAGGAGCCGCCTGCCGGGCCGCGCGGGGACGAGGGTTAA
- a CDS encoding FadR/GntR family transcriptional regulator: protein MSGAEPITFDQVPRRKLAETVAARILTAVRDQPAGTRLPTERQLTESLGVGRSTVREALNGLALIGVVEIRHGQGVFVAERTTALPTVFELGTVEARQLHEARAVIEIEVARLAALRRTPEQLEALEALLADHKADLDAGRPPVVQASRFHLLLAEAADNAVLASVLRPYFRLMFERGPALYETTPAYARWELEQHRAILDAVRDGDPERASALMRAHVDAMSDHYADAVTARTS, encoded by the coding sequence ATGAGCGGCGCCGAGCCGATCACGTTCGATCAGGTACCTCGCCGCAAGCTCGCCGAGACCGTCGCCGCGCGCATCCTGACCGCCGTTCGCGACCAGCCGGCCGGGACGCGGCTCCCCACCGAGCGGCAGCTGACCGAGAGCCTGGGGGTCGGCCGCTCGACGGTGCGCGAGGCGCTGAACGGCCTCGCGCTGATCGGCGTCGTCGAGATCCGGCACGGCCAGGGCGTCTTCGTCGCCGAGCGCACGACCGCGCTCCCCACCGTCTTCGAGCTCGGCACCGTCGAGGCGCGCCAGCTGCACGAGGCGCGGGCCGTGATCGAGATCGAGGTCGCCCGCCTGGCCGCGCTGCGGCGAACGCCCGAGCAGCTGGAGGCGCTCGAGGCGCTGCTGGCCGATCACAAGGCCGACCTCGACGCCGGCCGGCCGCCGGTCGTGCAGGCATCGCGGTTCCATCTGCTGCTCGCCGAGGCGGCGGACAACGCCGTGCTCGCGAGCGTCCTTCGGCCCTACTTCCGGCTCATGTTCGAGCGCGGGCCGGCGCTCTACGAGACGACGCCGGCATACGCGCGCTGGGAGCTCGAGCAGCACCGCGCCATCCTCGACGCCGTCCGCGACGGCGACCCCGAGCGGGCGTCAGCGCTCATGCGCGCCCACGTCGACGCGATGTCGGATCACTACGCCGACGCGGTCACGGCGCGCACCTCGTAG